A stretch of the Notolabrus celidotus isolate fNotCel1 chromosome 3, fNotCel1.pri, whole genome shotgun sequence genome encodes the following:
- the lin7c gene encoding protein lin-7 homolog C — translation MASLGEPVRLERDINRAVELLDKLQRTGEVPPQKLQALQRVLQSEFCNAVREVYEHVYETVDINSSPEVRANATAKATVAAFAASEGHSHPRVVELPKTEEGLGFNIMGGKEQNSPIYISRIIPGGIADRHGGLKRGDQLLSVNGVSVEGEHHEKAVELLKAAQGTVKLVVRYTPKVLEEMESRFEKMRSAKRRQQNNYPQ, via the exons ATGGCATCACTTGGAGAGCCTGTGAGACTGGAAAGAG ACATTAACCGTGCTGTTGAACTGCTCGATAAGCTTCAGAGGACAGGGGAGGTGCCGCCCCAGAAGCTCCAGGCGCTGCAGAGGGTCCTACAGAGTGAATTCTGTAACGCTGTCAGAGAA GTGTATGAACATGTGTATGAAACAGTGGACATCAACAGCAGTCCTGAGGTCAGGGCCAATGCCACAGCCAAG GCGACTGTGGCAGCGTTTGCAGCCAGTGAGGGACACTCACATCCTCGTGTCGTGGAACTGCCAAAGACTGAAGAAGGCCTGGGTTTTAATATAATGGGCGGAAAGGAGCAAAACTCACCCATTTATATCTCACGGATCATCCCAGGCGGCATCGCTGATCGACATGGAGGACTAAAGAGAGGCGACCAGCTCCTGTCTGTCAATGGGGTG AGTGTGGAAGGTGAACACCACGAGAAGGCGGTGGAACTCCTCAAAGCTGCTCAGGGCACAGTGAAGCTGGTAGTAAGGTACACCCCCAAAGTCCTGGAGGAGATGGAGTCGCGCTTTGAGAAAATGAGGTCGGCGAAGCGCCGGCAACAGAACAACTATCCCCAGTAG
- the bdnf gene encoding LOW QUALITY PROTEIN: brain-derived neurotrophic factor (The sequence of the model RefSeq protein was modified relative to this genomic sequence to represent the inferred CDS: inserted 3 bases in 2 codons; deleted 2 bases in 2 codons), producing MKFHQVRRVMTILFLTMVISYFSCMRAAPLRDAPGMRGHRTEGYLGAAATAARGHGTPQSGGGPGQRGELPSLTDTFEQVIEELLEVEGEAAAQLGQGADKSQGGGGPFLVVTADTKDVDLYDSRVMISNQVPLEPPLLFLLEEYKNYLDAANMSMRVRRHSDPSRRGELSVCDSISQWVTAVDKRRQXRLSGQTVTVMEKVPVPNGQLKQYXYETKCNPMGYTKEGCRGIDKRHYNSQCRTTQSYVRALTMDSKKKIGWRFIRIDTSCVCTLTIKRGR from the exons ATGAAG TTCCACCAGGTTAGAAGAGTGATGACCATCCTGTTCCTTACTATGGTTATTTCATACTTCAGTTGCATGAGAGCTGCGCCCCTGAGAGACGCCCCGGGCATGCGGGGCCATCGGACGGAAGGCTACTTGGGCGCTGCTGCGACGGCCGCACGAGGCCACGGGACTCCACAGAGTGGTGGTGGGCCGGGCCAGCGTGGGGAGCTGCCCTCACTCACAGACACGTTTGAGCAGGTGATAGAGGAGCTGCTTGAGGTGGAGGGGGAGGCGGCGGCGCAGCTGGGACAAGGGGCCGATAAGAGCCAGGGAGGTGGGGGCCCATTCCTC GTGGTCACGGCGGACACCAAGGATGTTGACCTGTACGACTCGCGGGTGATGATCAGCAACCAAGTGCCTTTGGAGCCGCCGTTGCTCTTTCTCCTGGAGGAATACAAAAACTATCTGGACGCCGCTAATATGTCCATGAGGGTGCGGCGACACTCGGATCCCTCGCGGCGCGgagagctcagtgtgtgtgacagtaTTAGCCAGTGGGTGACAGCTGTGGATAAAAGACGGCA TAGACTGTCTGGGCAGACAGTTACCGTCATGGAAAAGGTCCCTGTCCCCAATGGCCAACTGAAGCAAT TTTATGAGACCAAATGCAACCCAATGGGGTACACAAAGGAGGGCTGCAGAGGAATAGACAAGCGGCATTATAATTCCCAATGCAGGACAACCCAGTCCTACGTGCGAGCGCTCACCATGGATAGCAAAAAGAAGATCGGCTGGCGGTTTATAAGGATA GACACTTCATGTGTATGCACATTGACCATTAAAAGAGGGAGATAG